In the Kribbella sp. NBC_00482 genome, one interval contains:
- a CDS encoding aldo/keto reductase, producing the protein MASIGLGLAALGRPGYINLGHDEDLPPRRAVEDLRVRTHELLEQAWQAGVRYFDAARSYGLAEHFLGEWITPERRTAMTVGSKWGYTYVADWRHDVDTHEVKDHGLATFERQWPETLQALGGPPDFYLVHSLTSDSPALGDKRLLDRLRELADSGVRVGLSTSGPRQAETLRKALSSGTPFSAVQATWNVLETSAGAALAEAHDAGWFVVVKEAVANGRLTSRAGETPFNEFARQHGVAPDALAVGAAVAQPWADVVLSGATTTAQLASNLAYRADGPLTEFAQQPEEYWTERSSLPWI; encoded by the coding sequence ATGGCAAGCATCGGTCTCGGACTGGCAGCGCTCGGGCGTCCTGGGTACATCAATCTCGGGCACGACGAGGACCTGCCGCCGCGACGGGCGGTCGAGGATCTGCGGGTGCGGACCCACGAACTCCTGGAGCAGGCTTGGCAGGCCGGTGTTCGGTATTTCGACGCCGCGCGTTCGTACGGTCTTGCCGAGCACTTCCTCGGAGAGTGGATCACACCGGAACGCCGTACGGCGATGACCGTCGGGTCGAAATGGGGTTACACGTACGTCGCCGACTGGCGGCACGACGTGGACACGCACGAGGTGAAGGACCACGGCCTCGCGACGTTCGAACGCCAATGGCCGGAGACCCTTCAAGCGCTTGGTGGACCGCCGGACTTCTACCTCGTGCACAGCCTGACGTCCGACAGCCCCGCGCTCGGCGACAAGCGTTTGCTGGATCGGCTGCGCGAACTCGCGGACTCCGGTGTCCGCGTCGGGCTCTCCACGAGCGGTCCACGACAGGCCGAGACGCTGCGCAAGGCGTTGTCCTCCGGTACGCCGTTCTCCGCCGTACAAGCCACCTGGAACGTCCTGGAGACGTCAGCCGGCGCCGCACTCGCGGAGGCGCACGACGCCGGCTGGTTCGTCGTCGTCAAGGAGGCCGTCGCCAACGGCCGCCTCACGTCCCGCGCCGGCGAGACGCCGTTCAACGAGTTCGCTCGCCAGCACGGCGTCGCACCTGACGCGTTGGCCGTCGGTGCGGCCGTCGCCCAACCGTGGGCCGACGTGGTCCTCAGCGGAGCAACCACGACGGCCCAACTGGCCAGCAACCTCGCTTACCGCGCCGACGGCCCACTCACCGAGTTCGCCCAGCAACCAGAGGAGTACTGGACCGAACGCTCATCGCTCCCATGGATTTGA
- a CDS encoding alpha/beta hydrolase has protein sequence MIRRFVVAVGMSFALVAGALTSIPAASAVQARPKPASYTPPPVQWGTCTDPRLAARSAECGFVVVPLDYDRPNGTKIQLAVSRIKHKTPDAQAQGPMLVNPGGPGGSGLIYAVFGEFVPNGAGDAYDWIGFDPRGVGSSKPALSCIPDYAGYNRPLYVPVTRQIEQVWLQRSKAYAAACDNAQHALLGHLTTLDSVRDMESIRKALGAPQINYYGFSYGTYLGQVYGTLYPNRFRRVIFDGVVNATRVWYQANLDQDIAFNKSVKVFFAYVAAHNSTWHLGTTAAQVELRYYAELKKLIGHPADGKIGPSEWNDIFTQAAYYVYGWVDVANAFAAWVHDGNAAPLVDLYGGPPFDDNGYAVYLGVSCTDAKWPTNWQTWRRDNWSIYAKAPFLTWNNAWFNAPCAFWPAKAGHPVKVDGSRVQSVLMINETLDAATPYSGALQTRKTFPNAVLIEGVGGTTHAGSLSGVTCTDDRIVAYLQTGALPPRVSGNRSDVKCPPVPAPQPEAAVAAATTTAKSGALRQALRPSNPWER, from the coding sequence ATGATCCGTCGATTCGTTGTTGCCGTAGGCATGTCGTTCGCGCTGGTCGCCGGCGCGCTGACCTCGATTCCGGCTGCGAGCGCCGTACAGGCTCGCCCGAAACCGGCGAGCTACACACCACCGCCGGTGCAGTGGGGTACGTGTACCGATCCGCGGCTGGCCGCACGTAGCGCGGAGTGCGGGTTCGTCGTAGTCCCGCTCGACTACGACCGTCCGAACGGGACGAAGATCCAGCTGGCCGTCTCGCGCATCAAGCACAAGACACCTGACGCGCAGGCCCAGGGCCCGATGCTCGTGAACCCGGGCGGACCGGGCGGCTCGGGTCTGATCTACGCGGTGTTCGGTGAGTTCGTCCCGAACGGCGCCGGCGACGCGTACGACTGGATCGGGTTCGACCCGCGCGGTGTCGGCTCGAGCAAGCCCGCGCTGAGCTGCATCCCGGACTACGCCGGCTACAACCGCCCGCTCTACGTCCCGGTGACGCGACAGATCGAGCAGGTGTGGCTGCAACGCTCCAAGGCGTACGCCGCCGCGTGTGACAACGCGCAGCACGCGCTGCTGGGTCACCTCACGACGCTCGACTCGGTCCGCGACATGGAGAGCATCCGGAAGGCCCTCGGCGCCCCGCAGATCAACTACTACGGGTTCTCCTACGGCACGTACCTCGGCCAGGTGTACGGAACGCTGTACCCGAACCGCTTCCGCCGTGTGATCTTCGACGGCGTCGTGAACGCGACCCGCGTCTGGTACCAGGCCAACCTCGACCAGGACATCGCGTTCAACAAGAGCGTGAAGGTGTTCTTCGCGTACGTCGCCGCGCACAACTCCACCTGGCATCTCGGCACCACCGCTGCCCAGGTCGAACTCCGCTACTACGCCGAACTGAAGAAGCTCATCGGCCATCCCGCCGACGGCAAGATCGGTCCGTCCGAATGGAACGACATCTTCACGCAGGCGGCGTACTACGTGTACGGCTGGGTGGACGTGGCGAACGCGTTCGCGGCCTGGGTCCACGACGGCAACGCCGCGCCGCTCGTCGACCTGTACGGCGGTCCGCCGTTCGACGACAACGGGTACGCCGTCTACCTCGGTGTGTCCTGCACCGACGCCAAGTGGCCGACCAACTGGCAGACGTGGCGGCGGGACAACTGGAGCATCTATGCGAAGGCGCCGTTCCTGACCTGGAACAACGCCTGGTTCAACGCACCGTGCGCGTTCTGGCCCGCGAAGGCCGGTCACCCGGTGAAGGTCGACGGCAGCCGGGTCCAGAGTGTCTTGATGATCAACGAGACCCTCGACGCGGCAACGCCGTACTCGGGTGCGCTGCAGACCCGCAAGACGTTCCCGAACGCGGTCCTCATCGAAGGTGTCGGTGGAACCACGCACGCCGGCTCGTTGTCCGGCGTGACGTGCACCGACGACCGCATCGTTGCGTACCTGCAGACGGGCGCGCTACCGCCGCGCGTGTCGGGCAACCGTTCCGATGTGAAGTGCCCGCCGGTGCCGGCACCGCAGCCCGAGGCCGCGGTGGCGGCTGCGACGACGACTGCGAAGTCCGGTGCGCTGCGTCAGGCGCTCAGGCCGTCAAATCCATGGGAGCGATGA
- the panB gene encoding 3-methyl-2-oxobutanoate hydroxymethyltransferase, with product MVDNFLSAGTQGDDEELPSPYGTGPANRATEEHRRSDYDNDAWRDRDSGTSGWGLDPSPSLPNAPRTYERGPVPQQPYVPKSPYLPSAPPPPQQPPRGERAEPQERREYYGESREESYGREHQEQNPFRPQPPAQQPPQAPPQGRPSPFGPGSGSNGASGAAQPRPAQPPVPPSPAPQASAPQPQSPGGSGTPQRPPQASNGSTNWGSPAPQPNPFAPQPPAANNGTSNGLNHGSSNGLSSNGSSNGLSNGLNPQQPPRPPQRLQPPDAPRAQEAGRGQEPPRRYEPGPGPEPIWSHDRAPEPARTPEPPRTPEPPRQEEAVRHEQPRQQEDTRAAEDHQRRVEALQREGAQRREEAQRREDAQRRVEMLQREEAQRRSEVEREQGGQPQEAAPAARDNGYLSDPSAEYESDAPVSEEQPHVPGAARPIGARRRAGVQQDAPSQVSPEQPTSHRAGRRAQPNPTSPTGPSATNAPVADAGAAEVSPYGGGARKPSGEGAAPGNGVKRPRRYRIHHLRDFKSRGEKWAMLTAYDQYTAEIFDQAGIPVLLVGDSAANNVYGYDTTLRVTVDELIPLARAVAGAVEHSLVVADLPFGSYQASPEQAFHTAVRFMKEAGVHAVKLEGGRTVVPMVEKLTQSGIPVMAHIGFTPQSEHSIGGYRVQGRGDQAAGLIDDAVALAEAGAFSVVLEMVPGDVAAEITKRVPIPTIGIGAGRDTDAQVLVWQDMAGLRSGTMPRFVKQYADLRGILTTAATTYASEVASGAFPGDEHTF from the coding sequence ATGGTTGACAACTTCCTGTCGGCCGGTACCCAGGGTGACGACGAGGAGTTGCCCTCGCCGTACGGGACCGGACCGGCGAACCGGGCAACCGAGGAACACCGCCGCTCGGACTACGACAACGACGCCTGGCGGGACCGCGACTCAGGTACCTCTGGGTGGGGTCTCGACCCTTCGCCGTCGCTGCCGAACGCGCCGCGGACGTACGAGCGCGGGCCGGTTCCGCAGCAGCCGTACGTCCCGAAATCGCCGTACCTGCCGAGTGCGCCGCCTCCTCCGCAGCAGCCGCCGCGGGGTGAGCGGGCGGAGCCGCAGGAGCGGCGGGAGTACTACGGGGAGTCGCGGGAGGAGTCGTACGGGCGAGAGCACCAGGAGCAGAACCCGTTCCGGCCGCAACCGCCGGCACAGCAGCCTCCGCAGGCGCCGCCGCAGGGACGGCCTAGTCCGTTCGGGCCTGGGTCTGGGAGTAACGGTGCGTCAGGTGCTGCACAGCCGCGGCCGGCGCAGCCGCCAGTACCTCCGTCTCCGGCACCCCAGGCTTCGGCACCTCAGCCTCAGTCTCCGGGTGGAAGTGGTACGCCGCAGCGCCCGCCGCAGGCGTCGAACGGCAGCACGAACTGGGGCAGCCCGGCACCACAGCCCAACCCCTTCGCGCCGCAGCCGCCGGCCGCGAACAACGGAACCAGCAACGGGCTGAACCACGGCTCGAGCAACGGGCTCAGCAGCAATGGGTCGAGCAACGGCTTGAGCAATGGGTTGAATCCGCAGCAGCCGCCGCGGCCTCCGCAGCGTCTGCAACCACCGGACGCGCCCCGGGCCCAGGAGGCCGGCCGCGGCCAGGAACCACCGCGCCGCTACGAGCCGGGCCCAGGCCCAGAACCGATCTGGAGCCACGACCGCGCCCCCGAGCCAGCCCGCACACCGGAGCCGCCCCGCACCCCCGAGCCGCCTCGCCAAGAAGAAGCGGTCCGGCACGAGCAGCCCCGTCAGCAGGAAGACACACGCGCAGCAGAAGACCACCAGCGACGTGTGGAAGCTCTGCAGCGCGAAGGGGCCCAGCGGCGCGAGGAAGCTCAGCGGCGCGAGGATGCACAGCGGCGTGTGGAGATGCTGCAGCGCGAGGAAGCTCAGCGGCGGAGTGAGGTTGAGCGGGAGCAGGGTGGGCAGCCGCAAGAGGCGGCGCCTGCTGCGCGGGACAACGGGTATCTGTCGGACCCGAGTGCCGAGTACGAGAGCGACGCACCGGTCAGCGAGGAGCAGCCGCACGTACCTGGCGCAGCTCGCCCGATCGGCGCCCGCCGGCGCGCTGGCGTCCAGCAGGACGCCCCCAGCCAGGTCTCCCCAGAACAACCAACCTCCCACCGAGCCGGCCGCCGCGCCCAACCAAACCCGACCAGCCCAACGGGACCGTCAGCGACCAACGCACCCGTTGCTGACGCGGGTGCGGCTGAGGTTTCTCCGTACGGCGGAGGTGCGAGGAAGCCGTCCGGTGAAGGCGCTGCTCCTGGTAATGGAGTGAAGCGGCCGCGGCGGTACCGGATTCATCATCTGCGGGACTTCAAGAGCCGTGGCGAGAAGTGGGCGATGCTGACGGCGTACGACCAGTACACCGCCGAGATCTTCGACCAGGCCGGTATCCCGGTACTGCTCGTCGGTGACTCCGCCGCGAACAACGTGTACGGCTACGACACGACCCTCCGGGTGACGGTCGACGAGCTCATCCCGTTGGCGCGTGCGGTTGCCGGTGCGGTCGAGCATTCGCTCGTCGTCGCGGACCTGCCGTTCGGGTCGTACCAGGCGTCGCCGGAGCAGGCGTTCCACACGGCCGTGCGGTTCATGAAGGAAGCCGGCGTCCACGCGGTGAAGCTCGAAGGCGGGCGAACCGTCGTACCGATGGTCGAGAAGCTGACCCAGTCCGGCATCCCGGTCATGGCTCACATCGGTTTCACGCCGCAGAGCGAGCACAGCATCGGCGGGTACCGCGTCCAGGGCCGGGGCGATCAGGCGGCCGGTCTGATCGACGACGCCGTGGCGCTCGCCGAGGCCGGCGCGTTCTCGGTGGTGCTGGAGATGGTCCCGGGCGACGTCGCCGCGGAGATCACCAAGCGCGTCCCGATCCCGACGATCGGCATCGGCGCCGGCCGCGACACCGACGCCCAGGTGCTGGTGTGGCAGGACATGGCCGGCCTCCGTTCGGGCACCATGCCGCGCTTCGTCAAGCAGTACGCCGACCTGCGCGGCATCCTGACCACCGCCGCGACGACGTACGCCTCCGAGGTCGCCTCGGGCGCGTTCCCGGGAGACGAACACACCTTCTGA
- a CDS encoding NAD+ synthase codes for MPQLRVALAQLNVTVGDLDGNTDKIVAWTRNAVERGAHVVAFPELGLTGYPVEDLALRASFVDASQHRIHTLATRLADEGLGDIVVICGYLDRAGGTAMGIDRLGRPKGSPTNAAAVIHQGRVVTSAVKHHLPNYGVFDEFRHFVPGNTLQVVRIHGVDVALVICEDLWQDGGPVAVTREAGAGLLLVVNSSPYEANKDDVRGDLVRRRAREAGCALAYVNLVGGQDELVFDGDSLIADADGKIFARAPQFEQGSMVVDLDLPAASGTPSGTHEGIEIVHTVLQDDELAPYEAIESNLAPRLSDEAEMYGAIVTGLRDYVQKNGFKSVLLGLSGGIDSSLVAAIACDAIGAEHVFGISNPSVYSSDHSKDDAADLAARTGLNYRVVPIQPMVQPFLDTLGLTGLAEENLQARVRAVIWMGLSNADGHLVLACGNKSELSVGYSTIYGDAVGGYAPLKDVPKTVVWRLAKWRNEDAKARGQQPPIPANSIAKPPSAELRPGQQDTDSLPPYDLLDDMLDDYVEQDRGSAELVAAGFETGLVTQVIQLVDRAEYKRRQYPPGPKITHKAFGRDRRLPITNAWREDARKAAEH; via the coding sequence GTGCCTCAGCTTCGGGTAGCGCTTGCTCAACTCAATGTGACCGTGGGTGACCTCGACGGGAACACCGACAAGATCGTCGCGTGGACCCGGAACGCGGTCGAGCGAGGTGCGCACGTGGTCGCGTTCCCCGAGCTCGGACTGACCGGGTACCCGGTGGAGGATCTCGCGCTGCGCGCGTCGTTCGTGGACGCCTCGCAGCACCGGATCCACACGCTCGCGACGCGGCTCGCCGACGAGGGACTCGGCGACATCGTGGTGATCTGCGGGTACCTCGACCGGGCCGGCGGTACGGCGATGGGCATCGACCGCCTCGGCCGTCCGAAGGGCTCCCCCACCAACGCCGCCGCGGTCATCCACCAGGGTCGCGTCGTCACGAGCGCCGTGAAGCACCACCTGCCGAACTACGGCGTCTTCGACGAGTTCCGGCACTTCGTCCCGGGCAACACGCTGCAGGTCGTCCGCATCCACGGCGTCGACGTCGCGCTGGTGATCTGCGAGGACCTCTGGCAGGACGGCGGACCCGTCGCGGTCACCCGCGAGGCCGGAGCCGGCCTCCTGCTCGTCGTCAACAGTTCGCCGTACGAGGCCAACAAGGACGACGTCCGCGGCGATCTCGTCCGGCGCCGCGCCCGCGAGGCCGGCTGCGCGCTGGCGTACGTGAACCTGGTCGGCGGCCAGGACGAACTGGTCTTCGACGGCGACTCGCTGATCGCCGATGCCGACGGCAAGATCTTCGCCCGGGCACCGCAGTTCGAGCAGGGCAGCATGGTCGTCGACCTCGACCTCCCGGCCGCCTCGGGGACGCCGTCCGGCACCCACGAAGGTATCGAGATCGTGCACACCGTCCTGCAGGACGACGAGCTCGCGCCGTACGAGGCGATCGAGTCGAACCTCGCGCCGCGGCTGTCCGACGAGGCCGAGATGTACGGCGCGATCGTCACCGGCCTGCGCGACTACGTGCAGAAGAACGGCTTCAAGTCGGTGCTGCTCGGGCTGTCCGGCGGCATCGACTCCTCGCTGGTCGCCGCGATCGCCTGCGACGCGATCGGCGCCGAGCACGTGTTCGGGATCTCCAACCCGAGCGTGTACTCCAGCGACCACTCCAAGGACGACGCCGCCGACCTCGCCGCGCGGACCGGCCTGAACTACCGCGTCGTACCGATCCAGCCGATGGTGCAGCCGTTCCTGGACACGCTCGGCCTGACCGGGCTCGCCGAGGAGAACCTGCAGGCCCGGGTCCGCGCGGTGATCTGGATGGGGCTGTCGAACGCCGACGGCCACCTGGTACTTGCCTGCGGCAACAAATCGGAGCTGTCCGTCGGCTACTCGACGATCTACGGCGACGCGGTCGGCGGGTACGCGCCGCTCAAGGACGTCCCGAAGACGGTCGTCTGGCGGCTCGCGAAATGGCGGAACGAGGACGCGAAGGCTCGCGGCCAGCAACCGCCCATCCCGGCGAACTCGATCGCCAAGCCGCCGTCGGCGGAGCTTCGCCCGGGACAGCAGGACACCGACTCGCTGCCGCCGTACGACCTGCTCGACGACATGCTGGACGACTACGTCGAGCAGGATCGCGGCAGTGCGGAGCTCGTCGCCGCAGGGTTCGAGACCGGGCTGGTCACCCAGGTGATCCAGCTCGTCGACCGAGCGGAGTACAAGCGTCGGCAGTACCCGCCGGGCCCGAAGATCACCCACAAGGCCTTCGGGCGGGACCGCCGGCTGCCGATCACCAATGCATGGCGTGAGGACGCACGAAAGGCGGCCGAGCACTGA
- a CDS encoding AAA family ATPase, with translation MKQIIAFTGLPGTGKSTLAEQLATETGVPAFAGDWLLGALSPHGILGGLDRPAFLAMYYDLLGTLAERQLMLGQSAIVDCLVNEEIAERWGELAARYDGRLRIVECVCSDEVEHRRRLEGRRRGIPGWHEVGWDHVLRMRSEYPQLKGARLTVDAMETVDGNLDRVRSFLRHS, from the coding sequence GTGAAGCAGATCATCGCGTTCACCGGACTTCCGGGAACCGGAAAGTCGACGCTGGCCGAACAACTCGCCACAGAAACCGGAGTCCCGGCTTTCGCCGGCGACTGGTTGCTCGGAGCCCTCAGCCCGCACGGCATCCTCGGCGGCCTCGACCGTCCGGCGTTCCTGGCGATGTACTACGACCTCCTCGGAACCCTCGCCGAACGCCAGTTGATGCTCGGCCAGTCGGCGATCGTGGACTGTCTGGTCAACGAGGAAATCGCGGAGCGGTGGGGTGAACTGGCCGCGAGGTACGACGGGCGGTTGCGGATCGTGGAGTGTGTCTGCAGCGACGAGGTCGAGCACCGGCGTCGGCTCGAAGGGCGGCGGCGCGGGATCCCCGGGTGGCACGAGGTGGGGTGGGACCACGTGCTGCGGATGCGGAGTGAGTACCCCCAGTTGAAGGGTGCGCGGCTGACCGTGGACGCGATGGAGACGGTGGACGGGAACCTCGATCGGGTGCGGAGTTTCCTTCGGCATTCGTAA
- a CDS encoding GNAT family N-acetyltransferase: MHDEALNRWQRGWSASRGWTDVQCIDDVTVVRIGEPERRVEYVATEQHATAAAHLALTDCNPPGTSWLTITGAVDRVAADLRPLEIVRTEWLMTVRLADHVSYPVPPPYSLELCATPSVVEAQVYGYGEIAATGRMAVLHTGAVADMIQTDPAHRRRGLARAVMTALAHAARCRSATTAYLAASPEGRGLYKSLGWTTLTPLVVARTSLTSSR, translated from the coding sequence ATGCACGACGAAGCCTTGAATCGTTGGCAGCGCGGGTGGTCCGCGTCCCGCGGGTGGACCGACGTCCAATGCATCGACGACGTCACGGTCGTCCGGATCGGCGAGCCGGAGCGGCGGGTCGAGTACGTCGCGACCGAGCAGCACGCCACCGCCGCCGCGCATCTCGCGCTGACCGACTGCAACCCGCCCGGTACGTCGTGGCTCACGATCACCGGCGCCGTTGATCGCGTCGCCGCCGACCTCAGGCCGCTCGAGATCGTCCGCACCGAATGGCTGATGACTGTCCGGCTGGCCGACCACGTGTCGTATCCCGTTCCCCCGCCGTACTCCCTCGAACTCTGCGCCACGCCGTCCGTGGTCGAGGCACAGGTCTACGGGTACGGAGAGATCGCCGCGACCGGACGGATGGCGGTCCTGCACACCGGCGCCGTCGCCGACATGATCCAGACCGATCCCGCCCATCGCCGCCGCGGTCTCGCGCGGGCCGTCATGACCGCCCTTGCCCACGCCGCCCGATGCCGCTCCGCCACCACCGCCTACCTCGCCGCCTCCCCCGAAGGCCGCGGCCTCTACAAGTCCCTCGGCTGGACCACCCTCACCCCGCTCGTCGTGGCCCGCACCTCGCTAACGTCGTCACGGTGA
- a CDS encoding DUF418 domain-containing protein: protein MSTQGGPTGLTERALGPDLARGFMLLFIALANSHYFIAGRAYFGGFPTDGSPVDRGLGLLISTLVDGRAFPMFGVLFGYGVAQIVRRQRESGKEWWPIRKLLWRRSLVLVVLGFLHAMLLYVGDILAAYGVLLFLGVWALRWKDRWLFVVATLVLVLTALPSDDSLASSAEGPDPSMLPATFFGQFPDRLVVQPFIAGLGWIGFVTPFLIGLWAGRRRILERPAEHLTLLRTTALLGLTIAILGALPVSLVVGGVIAKPSDHAVTILGPLHDAAGVFGGFGYAALIVLIAHRLSDRRGPLTVAIAAVGQRSLTCYLAQSVVWAVVFTPYLLDLSDTLTTTTTALLAIATWLATVLLADRMRRADYRGPFELLIRRITYQPKRTAATRSRNSGSRA, encoded by the coding sequence ATGAGCACCCAGGGCGGACCGACCGGACTCACTGAACGCGCCCTGGGCCCGGACCTCGCCCGCGGCTTCATGCTGCTCTTCATCGCCTTGGCGAACTCGCACTACTTCATCGCCGGCCGCGCGTACTTCGGCGGATTCCCGACCGACGGATCGCCCGTGGACCGCGGACTCGGTCTGCTGATCTCGACTCTCGTCGACGGTCGCGCGTTCCCGATGTTCGGCGTCCTCTTCGGGTACGGCGTCGCGCAGATCGTCCGCCGGCAACGCGAGAGCGGCAAGGAGTGGTGGCCGATCCGCAAGCTGCTGTGGCGCCGCAGTCTCGTGCTGGTCGTGCTCGGTTTCCTGCACGCGATGCTGCTCTACGTCGGCGACATCCTCGCGGCGTACGGCGTACTTCTGTTCCTCGGCGTCTGGGCTCTGCGCTGGAAGGACCGTTGGCTGTTCGTCGTGGCCACTCTCGTCCTCGTCCTCACCGCGCTGCCCAGCGACGACAGCCTTGCCAGCTCTGCCGAAGGCCCGGATCCTTCGATGCTCCCGGCAACCTTCTTCGGACAGTTCCCCGACCGGCTGGTCGTGCAGCCGTTCATCGCCGGGCTCGGCTGGATCGGCTTCGTCACGCCGTTCCTGATCGGCCTGTGGGCGGGCCGCCGCCGGATCCTCGAACGCCCGGCCGAGCACCTCACCCTGCTGCGGACGACGGCCCTGCTCGGCCTCACGATCGCGATCCTCGGCGCGCTCCCGGTGTCGCTCGTCGTCGGCGGCGTCATCGCCAAGCCGAGCGACCACGCGGTGACGATCCTCGGACCGTTGCACGACGCAGCCGGCGTCTTCGGCGGATTCGGGTACGCCGCTCTCATCGTCCTGATCGCACACCGGCTGAGCGACCGCCGAGGCCCTCTGACCGTGGCGATCGCCGCCGTCGGACAACGATCGTTGACGTGTTACCTGGCCCAGTCCGTCGTCTGGGCGGTCGTGTTCACGCCGTACCTGCTCGACCTGTCGGACACGCTCACCACGACCACGACAGCGCTGCTCGCCATCGCGACCTGGCTGGCGACCGTACTGCTCGCCGACCGGATGCGACGCGCCGACTACCGCGGACCGTTCGAGCTGCTGATCCGGAGGATCACCTATCAGCCGAAGAGGACCGCCGCGACGCGGTCCCGCAACTCCGGGAGTCGCGCGTAG
- a CDS encoding peptidoglycan recognition protein family protein, with protein sequence MSRRTVLGATAGGVLLGGITVPTAAHAAPAPRCYTRTEWTARPPKSATQVIGKPDHIVIHHTASPNVTDYSLAAAYKVQHWIQDLHMDTNGWIDMGNQLTISRGGFLMEGRSKSLSSINNGQNVLGAQTANHNSHTIGIEHEGIYVSQDVTVALFDMSVLTCAWLCTKYNLDPHAAIVGHRDYNTTQCPGDVFYARLPELRDRVAAVLFG encoded by the coding sequence GTGTCCCGGCGTACCGTCCTCGGCGCTACTGCCGGCGGCGTACTGCTCGGCGGCATCACCGTTCCGACCGCAGCGCACGCCGCCCCGGCGCCGCGCTGCTACACGCGCACCGAGTGGACGGCGCGCCCGCCGAAGTCCGCGACGCAAGTGATCGGCAAGCCCGACCACATCGTCATCCACCACACCGCGAGCCCGAACGTCACGGACTACTCGCTCGCCGCGGCGTACAAGGTCCAGCACTGGATCCAGGACCTGCACATGGACACCAACGGCTGGATCGACATGGGCAACCAGCTGACGATCAGCCGCGGCGGGTTCCTGATGGAGGGCCGGAGCAAGTCGCTGTCGTCGATCAACAACGGGCAGAACGTGCTCGGCGCGCAGACCGCGAACCACAACAGCCACACGATCGGCATCGAGCACGAAGGCATCTACGTGAGCCAGGACGTGACGGTCGCGCTGTTCGACATGTCCGTGCTGACGTGTGCGTGGTTGTGCACGAAGTACAACCTCGACCCGCACGCCGCGATCGTCGGGCACCGGGACTACAACACGACACAGTGCCCGGGTGACGTGTTCTACGCGCGACTCCCGGAGTTGCGGGACCGCGTCGCGGCGGTCCTCTTCGGCTGA
- a CDS encoding HTTM domain-containing protein, whose amino-acid sequence MKVANWFTPMIALARIAWLRTILYLFVILDMHAFVRDTRDKGEHPGLYQPLLLARLLDLPKPSVANTTVLYVVLIVACLIGATNYFPRVAGWIVAPAFTWWVLIGMSDGKVDHDHLALVIALWVLPTVKAGSRGIASYGDQTRSDAAGWAIRCIQISVIATYFLSAVAKLRSAGWALSWPGSAVLTWAIVRRPHPVGEWLLHYPWVLHVMQWVGIIGEFCSPVILWLKGRWQLSGALFFIGFHAANTAILLIHFLPTVVCWLAFAPLERVVPWYRSRRAARSDGAAHSDSDAREAEDQAEHGRQAEQQAGA is encoded by the coding sequence ATGAAGGTCGCCAACTGGTTCACACCGATGATCGCGCTGGCGCGGATCGCCTGGTTGCGGACGATCCTGTACCTGTTCGTCATCCTCGACATGCACGCGTTCGTCCGCGACACCCGTGACAAGGGCGAGCATCCCGGGCTGTACCAGCCGTTGCTCCTGGCCCGGCTCCTCGACCTGCCGAAACCCTCGGTCGCGAACACGACAGTCCTGTACGTCGTTCTCATCGTCGCGTGCCTGATCGGAGCGACGAACTACTTCCCGCGCGTGGCCGGGTGGATCGTCGCGCCGGCGTTCACGTGGTGGGTGCTGATCGGGATGAGCGACGGCAAGGTCGACCACGACCACCTCGCGCTCGTGATCGCGTTGTGGGTCCTGCCGACCGTGAAGGCGGGCAGCCGGGGCATCGCGTCGTACGGCGACCAAACTCGGTCCGATGCGGCCGGGTGGGCGATCCGGTGCATCCAGATCTCTGTGATCGCGACGTACTTCCTGTCTGCGGTCGCGAAACTGCGCAGTGCCGGATGGGCGCTGAGCTGGCCCGGCAGCGCCGTGCTGACGTGGGCGATCGTGCGGCGGCCGCACCCGGTCGGGGAGTGGTTGCTGCACTACCCGTGGGTGCTGCACGTGATGCAGTGGGTCGGCATCATCGGGGAGTTCTGCTCGCCGGTGATCCTGTGGCTCAAGGGGCGCTGGCAGTTGTCCGGGGCGCTGTTCTTCATCGGGTTCCATGCGGCGAACACGGCGATCCTGCTGATCCACTTCCTGCCGACGGTCGTCTGCTGGCTGGCGTTCGCGCCGCTGGAGCGGGTCGTACCGTGGTACCGGTCCCGCCGCGCAGCCCGCTCAGACGGCGCAGCCCACTCAGACAGCGATGCCCGAGAGGCCGAAGACCAGGCCGAACACGGCCGGCAGGCCGAGCAGCAGGCCGGCGCGTAG